A part of Paenibacillus sp. sptzw28 genomic DNA contains:
- a CDS encoding folylpolyglutamate synthase/dihydrofolate synthase family protein: protein MTEQLQKTGNGRLATYEEAREWIEGLVPFGIRPGMERINRLMSAFNHPERRLKFIHVAGTNGKGSVCAYLTSVLLRCGYDVGTYTSPYITKFTNRFRYNGSDIPEETLLQLSNELKPHVEAIAATELGSPSMFEVSTALAILYYATVSYPDFVVWETGLGGRLDVTNIVTPIVSVITNVGHDHMDILGDTIADVTREKAGIIKPGVPVISAVSQSEAIDIIASTAKSRNSSLYLLGDKFSETAIEVRENEQTFRFNGLFRPIEPLTITLNGAHQRTNAAVAVMTLEIMRQYYALIMEDDDLREGLRDAAWPGRLEMVTQSPRVLVDGAHNPEGAETLAAALRDTYRYERLHLMIGMLSNKNHPDTLRHILPLVDTLVVTEPDFRKAMSAGVLAEIVQGMREQLGRHFELIVEPNWKQALERLQTLTGEADLAVVTGTLYLIADVRSQLLYNKESEKGW from the coding sequence ATGACAGAACAGCTTCAAAAGACCGGCAATGGCCGGCTTGCGACATATGAGGAAGCCAGAGAGTGGATTGAGGGGCTTGTCCCATTCGGCATCCGGCCCGGAATGGAAAGAATCAACCGGCTGATGTCCGCCTTTAATCATCCGGAGCGGCGGCTGAAGTTTATTCACGTTGCCGGTACGAACGGGAAGGGCTCCGTCTGCGCCTATCTGACCAGCGTACTGCTGCGATGCGGCTATGACGTAGGAACGTATACTTCTCCGTACATCACAAAATTTACGAACCGGTTCCGATATAACGGATCGGATATCCCGGAGGAAACGCTGCTTCAGCTTTCAAATGAGCTCAAGCCTCATGTAGAAGCGATTGCGGCGACAGAGCTTGGATCGCCATCCATGTTCGAGGTATCGACGGCGCTGGCGATTTTGTATTATGCAACAGTCTCTTATCCGGATTTCGTCGTCTGGGAGACCGGTCTCGGCGGCCGCCTTGATGTCACGAATATCGTGACGCCGATCGTATCGGTCATTACCAACGTCGGCCATGATCATATGGATATCCTTGGCGATACAATCGCGGATGTGACGCGCGAGAAGGCCGGCATTATCAAGCCCGGCGTTCCCGTCATCAGCGCAGTAAGCCAGTCGGAAGCAATTGATATCATCGCTTCGACTGCGAAATCAAGAAACAGCTCGCTTTATCTTCTTGGCGATAAATTCAGCGAAACGGCGATTGAAGTACGGGAGAATGAGCAGACATTCCGTTTCAACGGGTTGTTTCGACCCATTGAACCGCTTACCATTACGCTGAATGGCGCGCATCAGCGGACCAACGCCGCGGTTGCCGTTATGACACTGGAGATTATGCGGCAGTATTACGCGCTGATCATGGAAGATGACGATTTACGCGAAGGCTTGCGCGATGCCGCATGGCCCGGACGCTTGGAAATGGTTACGCAGTCGCCGCGTGTCCTGGTGGATGGCGCGCACAATCCGGAAGGTGCGGAGACGTTGGCAGCGGCTTTGCGGGATACGTACCGGTATGAACGGCTTCACTTGATGATAGGGATGCTGTCGAACAAGAATCATCCTGATACTTTACGGCATATACTACCTCTAGTGGATACGCTCGTGGTAACCGAGCCGGATTTTCGCAAGGCGATGTCTGCAGGAGTGCTGGCGGAAATCGTTCAAGGCATGCGGGAGCAGCTCGGCCGTCACTTTGAGCTCATCGTTGAACCGAATTGGAAGCAGGCGCTTGAAAGGCTGCAGACATTGACCGGAGAAGCCGATTTGGCGGTCGTGACCGGGACGCTCTATCTGATTGCCGACGTCCGCTCTCAGTTGCTATACAATAAGGAATCCGAAAAAGGTTGGTGA
- the murC gene encoding UDP-N-acetylmuramate--L-alanine ligase, protein MNTAEHVHFIGIGGYGMSAIARVMLEMGYKVTGSDVAGQELTEKLAAKGARIYIGHEPDHVRGADLVVYSTALSRDNVERKAAEDLNIPILHRAQMLAKLMNNGKGVAVAGAHGKTTTSSMIALVMETCELDPTYIIGGEIVNVGTNAKAGKGEYVVAEADESDGSFLQYHPTIAIVTNIEPDHLENYDGDFTKLKAAYVQFLNQVKREGKAIVCTDDENIREMQPQLEAGPLGNSGVITYAIEREAVYMAKNIVLGDRKVSFDMTRHGKTLGTIELSVPGLHNVYNAMATVITCLEAGVPFAAIAKAIVDFRGAKRRFQVLGEINDILVIDDYAHHPTEIQATISAAKSTGKRIIAVFQPQRYTRTFFLLEQFSRAFTEADEVIITDIFSPAGEQQIEGVHSKKLVELIVKNSNANTRYIPTKEEVLAELSKSVVPGDLVITMGAGDIWKAADGLARMLRE, encoded by the coding sequence TTGAATACGGCAGAACACGTTCATTTCATCGGTATCGGCGGTTACGGTATGAGCGCGATAGCCCGGGTCATGCTGGAAATGGGTTATAAGGTGACCGGCTCCGACGTTGCAGGACAGGAACTTACAGAGAAGCTCGCAGCGAAAGGAGCCCGGATCTATATCGGTCACGAGCCCGACCATGTAAGGGGTGCAGACCTCGTCGTCTACTCGACGGCATTGTCCCGGGACAATGTGGAGCGGAAAGCGGCGGAGGATTTAAACATACCGATTCTGCACCGTGCGCAAATGCTTGCGAAACTGATGAATAACGGAAAAGGCGTGGCGGTTGCAGGCGCACACGGCAAAACGACGACTTCTTCCATGATTGCGCTCGTCATGGAAACATGCGAGCTTGACCCAACCTATATTATCGGCGGTGAAATCGTAAACGTCGGCACGAACGCGAAAGCGGGAAAAGGTGAGTATGTGGTGGCGGAAGCCGATGAAAGCGACGGCTCCTTCCTGCAATACCATCCGACAATCGCCATCGTAACGAACATCGAGCCGGATCATCTCGAAAACTATGACGGCGACTTCACCAAACTAAAAGCGGCATATGTTCAATTCCTGAATCAAGTGAAGCGGGAAGGTAAGGCGATTGTTTGCACCGATGACGAAAATATTCGTGAGATGCAGCCGCAGTTGGAAGCCGGGCCGCTCGGAAATTCCGGAGTGATAACGTATGCGATTGAACGGGAAGCCGTTTATATGGCAAAGAACATTGTACTCGGCGATCGCAAAGTTTCATTTGACATGACCCGTCACGGGAAGACGCTAGGGACTATAGAGCTTTCCGTTCCCGGCCTGCACAATGTTTACAATGCTATGGCTACCGTCATAACCTGTTTGGAAGCGGGAGTGCCTTTCGCAGCAATCGCAAAGGCGATTGTGGATTTCCGCGGTGCCAAACGCCGTTTCCAGGTGCTCGGCGAAATCAACGACATACTCGTAATTGACGATTACGCTCATCATCCTACCGAAATCCAGGCGACAATCAGCGCTGCGAAATCGACTGGTAAGCGCATTATTGCTGTCTTTCAGCCGCAGCGATACACAAGAACATTCTTTCTGCTCGAGCAGTTCAGCAGGGCTTTCACGGAAGCGGATGAGGTGATCATCACCGACATTTTCTCCCCGGCCGGCGAGCAGCAAATTGAAGGCGTTCATTCAAAGAAGCTTGTTGAGCTCATCGTGAAAAACAGCAATGCCAACACGCGCTACATTCCAACGAAGGAAGAAGTGCTGGCGGAGCTGTCTAAAAGTGTAGTTCCCGGCGATCTCGTCATTACAATGGGTGCGGGAGACATTTGGAAAGCAGCGGACGGTCTTGCCAGAATGCTTCGCGAATAA
- a CDS encoding SPOR domain-containing protein, with the protein MNSKARITFRFDKENGARVERKPEEKERPIKSNVVPFFQEELKFSSDAGTWNSPFQDDSSALEQLIRETDNRPSAPLPPHTSRTASEERIHRAQAAPKLTTKLTTKQQSAQYETSLNPPQHYHYEWVDHVPLGDELAGNSAAREPEAYPVIELDEFDNRDKGKLHSGAVSPFKTAKTYGPSRGPSWYKVFASVTGAIVTGALFGYFVLALFTGEPADESGDLPAVGSPVSNTAAIANTGQQTAGGKADNNIQSGTNPVSTSAIKVDVPETSYYMLQFGVFSNKEGSDAAVAELKGKGLAAAALSTPEGYRVYVGMAADRDNAFALSQTLAGMDVYIKQVEVPSLSAIPFKGDAAVVESFFKQTDQLLRLMNGMTIGKLGQTAVKVDGSWSELHQQWTKSASIMESGIVGKEEKAALLSLVQQVNTAAVAAQEYAKNQSEAHLWTIQTALMKAVFAEQEWFVSMGGL; encoded by the coding sequence ATGAACTCGAAAGCGCGTATAACGTTTCGTTTCGATAAAGAGAATGGCGCACGTGTTGAGCGAAAACCGGAAGAGAAGGAGCGTCCTATCAAATCGAATGTCGTACCGTTTTTCCAAGAGGAGCTGAAATTTTCCTCGGATGCCGGTACGTGGAACAGCCCGTTCCAGGACGATTCCTCCGCGCTGGAGCAGCTCATTCGGGAAACTGACAATAGACCGAGTGCTCCGTTACCGCCACATACCTCCCGGACTGCTTCCGAGGAACGAATTCACCGGGCTCAAGCGGCGCCGAAGCTTACGACGAAGCTTACGACGAAGCAGCAGTCAGCCCAATATGAGACCTCCTTGAATCCGCCGCAGCATTATCATTATGAATGGGTGGATCATGTGCCGCTTGGCGATGAATTAGCCGGAAATTCAGCGGCTCGGGAGCCGGAGGCTTATCCGGTGATTGAGCTGGACGAGTTCGACAACCGGGACAAAGGCAAGCTTCATTCGGGGGCAGTGTCGCCTTTCAAAACCGCGAAAACCTATGGTCCGTCACGCGGTCCTTCCTGGTATAAAGTATTTGCATCGGTAACAGGGGCGATCGTGACCGGCGCGTTGTTCGGCTATTTCGTCCTGGCACTGTTTACGGGAGAGCCTGCGGATGAAAGTGGCGATTTGCCGGCTGTTGGCAGCCCCGTATCGAATACGGCGGCTATCGCCAACACCGGGCAGCAGACAGCAGGCGGAAAGGCGGATAATAATATTCAATCCGGCACTAATCCCGTTTCAACGTCTGCTATTAAAGTCGATGTCCCGGAAACCTCTTATTATATGCTTCAATTCGGTGTTTTCAGCAATAAAGAAGGTTCCGATGCCGCAGTGGCCGAACTGAAAGGCAAGGGTTTGGCCGCCGCAGCATTATCCACTCCGGAAGGCTACCGAGTCTATGTCGGTATGGCTGCCGATCGGGATAATGCGTTTGCTTTGAGTCAAACGCTTGCCGGTATGGATGTTTATATCAAGCAGGTCGAAGTTCCCTCGCTTTCGGCGATTCCATTTAAGGGAGACGCTGCCGTTGTGGAATCATTTTTCAAACAAACCGATCAGCTCTTACGATTAATGAATGGCATGACGATCGGCAAGCTCGGCCAAACGGCTGTTAAAGTCGATGGCAGCTGGAGCGAGCTTCATCAGCAGTGGACCAAATCGGCTTCCATTATGGAGAGCGGTATAGTCGGCAAGGAAGAAAAAGCGGCTCTGCTTAGTCTTGTACAGCAGGTGAATACCGCAGCGGTAGCGGCTCAGGAATATGCCAAGAATCAGTCGGAAGCGCATTTATGGACCATACAGACCGCTTTAATGAAGGCCGTATTCGCCGAGCAGGAATGGTTTGTGTCTATGGGTGGATTGTAA
- a CDS encoding DUF4321 domain-containing protein, whose protein sequence is MKKNIWILLLFIVIGLLAGALVSRWLAPVPGLSFLTKSTQIVWSPSADLLVFSYNITIHLNLSLLGILGVIIAIWLYRKM, encoded by the coding sequence ATGAAGAAAAATATATGGATATTGCTTCTATTTATCGTAATCGGTTTACTTGCCGGCGCACTCGTTTCGCGTTGGCTCGCTCCCGTCCCGGGACTTTCGTTTTTAACGAAATCGACACAGATCGTCTGGTCGCCCTCTGCTGATCTGCTTGTGTTCAGTTACAATATTACGATTCATCTCAATTTAAGCTTGCTTGGCATTCTCGGAGTCATTATTGCGATTTGGCTTTACCGCAAAATGTAA
- a CDS encoding nucleoside triphosphate pyrophosphatase, producing the protein MELPLSPNSLKVRQLVLASSSPRRRELVSSLDLSLPVLILSTDTDERTPPEWAPSHIVEQLALRKAHAAISMLEGELASHSVIIGADTIVVVDGEVLGKPKDEADAADMLLKIQGRQHQVYSGVACIRTQDGLEQVAHRMTLVSMKPLELDRIKRYVATGEPMDKAGSYAIQGLGATLVNGIDGCYFNVVGLPLSLLSDMLSTFGIDVF; encoded by the coding sequence ATGGAATTGCCCTTGTCACCAAACTCGTTGAAGGTTCGCCAGCTTGTTCTGGCTTCATCCTCGCCGCGCCGGCGGGAACTGGTCTCTTCTCTCGACCTTTCCCTGCCGGTTCTCATTTTGTCCACGGATACGGATGAACGAACTCCGCCGGAATGGGCCCCATCTCATATCGTCGAACAGCTGGCGCTGCGTAAGGCGCACGCTGCCATTTCGATGCTTGAAGGGGAACTAGCATCCCATTCAGTGATTATTGGGGCCGATACGATCGTCGTTGTCGATGGAGAGGTTTTGGGCAAACCGAAGGATGAGGCCGATGCGGCGGACATGCTCTTGAAAATTCAAGGCCGTCAGCATCAGGTTTACTCAGGGGTTGCTTGTATTAGGACGCAAGACGGTCTGGAGCAGGTCGCTCACCGAATGACTCTTGTCTCTATGAAGCCGCTTGAGTTGGACCGCATCAAGCGTTATGTCGCTACGGGCGAGCCTATGGATAAGGCTGGCAGCTATGCGATCCAAGGGCTTGGGGCGACGCTTGTGAACGGCATCGACGGCTGTTATTTCAATGTTGTCGGCCTGCCGCTCTCGCTTCTTTCGGATATGCTTTCTACGTTTGGAATAGATGTATTTTGA